TGTGCTGGTGACCTCCTGCACCGCCACAAGGTTTTCGTGACGGATACCGTAACTGTTTTCTACATAGAATCCCGGCTCGTTGGAGCAAACCATTCCCGGAAGCAGTTCCTGAAAGTTCATATCTTTTCTGATGTTCTGCGGCCCCTCGTGAACATTCATAAAACTGCCCACACCGTGGCCCGTACCGTGATTGTAGTCTTTACCCTGTAACCAAAGCGGCATTCTGGCAAATGCATCGAGCTGTACACCGCGTGTACCCTTCGGAAATTTTACCATTGAAAGACCGATCAGACCTTTCAGAACCAGGGTTACATCCTTTTTAAACCCGTCGGTTACAGCGCCTAAGGCCACCGTGCGGGTGATATCGGTTGTTCCTTCCAGGTATTGTCCGCCAGAATCAATAAGGATGCTGCCGTCATTGGTTACGGCCTTGCTGCCGTCCTCTTTTGGGGAATAATGCACGATGGCGCCGTTTCCTTTATAACCGATGATAGAACCGAAACTTTCACCCACAAAATTCTTGCCTTCCGCCCGGAAATCTCTCAGTTTCACGCTGATGGAATATTCTGTCAACGGTTCTTTCCCGGCGGTTTGGGAAAGCCAGTAAAGGAATTTTACCATCGCCACGCCGTCCCTTTGCATCACGGTTCTGAAACCTTCCAGTTCGGCTGCATTTTTTTGCGCTTTCATCAGATTGCCCGGAACCGGTGCTTTAATGAATTGATTGCTGCTTTTAAGGGTATCAAAAATGGCTTGATTGGTATTAGGCGAAATTAGGACTTTCTGATCTTTCACCGCTTTTAGATCCAGGAAAAAATCACTGTAAGGTCTCGCATCCACACCCGAATCTGCAAGGTGTTTCTTAGCATCATCAGTCAGTTTTTCAAGATCTACATAAAGTGTGGCGTTACCCTTTGAAAGTGTGATATACCCCAGGAAAACCGGATTATAATCCACATCACTTCCTCTTAAATTCAGCGTCCAGGCAACATCATCCAAACTGGCAATAATATGGAAGGTGGCTTCCTGTTCCTCCATTTTCTTGCGGATGGCAGCCAGTTTATCGCTTACGGATTTACCGGCCCGTTCTACCGGATGTACAAAAACTGGATTTTTAGTTTTATCTGAAGTTCTATCTACCCAAATCTCTTTTAAAAAGGGAATATCGACTACTTTAATATTTTTTGAAGCCAGTTTGTCCTCCAGGTCTGTCCAGTTTGTATTGGACGTTGCCAAAGCGTTTACCGCAACCGTTCCGCCTTCTTTTACTTCAGTTTTCAGCCAGTCGGTATACTCGGGAACGCCTTCCTCACCCATTTTCATCAGTTCAAAATCCGAGCCTTCCAGTTCAACGGGAGCCTGCACGAAATAGCGGCCGTCCGTCCAGAGTGCAGCTTTATCATGAGTAACCAACACAAACCCCGCAGAACCCGTGAAACCTGAAAGCCAGCTCCTTTCAAGCCACTCATCAGGCAAATACTCGCTCATATGGGGATCAGCGGAATAAACAATAAAGGCATCAATATTCTCTTCCTGCATTTTCTTTCTTAATGCAGCCACTTTTTCTTTTGAAGTCATAGGTTTAAATTTTGGAGGCATAAAGTTAGTGATTTTGCGAAATACCCTGCTAAAATCTTCCCGGCAATCCATAAAGCCCATACATTTTAACTGGTCTGAATAATTTTACACTACAGTTTAGAACCTTCAAACCAGCTTTGGTGCAGGACTGACGCAGCCATTCAACAAAATTTATTATCTTCAAGCCCGTAAAATGAAAAAATCATGAACTACACTAAACTTTTTATGGCTTCGGCCGTTATCGCTTTTACATTCTCAACCGCACAAACGCAGCAGGAAATGGTGAAATCGATCATGAATGAAGCCTACAGCAACTCACAAACTGAAAAACTGGCTTATGAGCTGGTGGACGGGATTGGACCAAGGCTCGTTGGAACTCCTAAAATGAAACAGGCACATGACTGGGCCATAAACAAATTCAAGAGCTGGGGCATCGATGCCAGGAATGAACAGTACGGTGAATGGAAATCTTGGGAGCGCGGCACCTCGTCGGTAGAAATGGTTTATCCCCACGTAAAATCCCTGGAAGGTATGCAGCTGGCCTTCAGCCCTGCAACAGGTGCTAAAGGTGTCACCGCAGAAGTGATTATGCTGCCAACCTTTAAATCAAAAGAAGAGTTCAACAAATGGCTTCCAAAAGTAAAAGGCAAGCTGGTTATGGTCTCGCAGTACCAGCCGAGCGGACGCCCGGAGTACAACTGGAAGGAATTTGCGACTCCGGAATCTTTTGAGAAGTATAAAAAAGAAACTGAAGCCGCAACCAGAGAATGGAACCAGTCTCTGGAGACTCTGGGGCTAACCTGGAGAACCCTTAATAAACCTTTTGAGGATGCCGGGGCTGCGGGACTGGTTCTCAGCAACTGGAGCCGCGGTTTTGGAGTCAACAAGATCTTCAGTGCAGGAACGAAGAAAATCCCTGCTGTAGATATTTCGCTTGAGGATTACGGACAACTCTACCGGATGCTCCAGAACGGTGTAACACCAAAGCTAAAAATCGTGGCCAACAGCAAGGATCGGGGCATGGCACCAACCTTCAACACCGTTGCAGAAATCAAGGGAAGCGAAAAAGCCAATGAATACGTTATCCTTTCGGCACACCTCGATTCCTGGGATGGAGGAACCGGTGCCACCGACAACGCGACCGGAACCGTCATGATGATGGAGGTTGCCAGAATCCTGAAGAAGCTCTACCCTAACCCCAAACGAACCATTATTGTGGGGCTTTGGGGCAGTGAAGAACAGGGACTGAACGGCAGCCGCGCCTATGTATCAGCGCATAAAGACCAGATGCCGAATGTACAGGCGGTTTTCAACCAGGATAACGGCACCGGCAGAATTGTGAACGTGAGCGGTTCGGGATTTGTAAATGCCTACGATTATTTAGGCAGATGGTTTGCAGCGGCACCCAGCGAACTTACAAGAGAAATAAAATTTACTTTCCCGGGTTCGCCGGGCGGTGGCGGCAGTGACCACGCTTCGTTCGTCGCGGCCGGTGTTCCTGGCTTTATGCTGGGCTCGCTCAACTGGGCTTACGGAAACTATACCTGGCATACGCAGCGGGACACTTATGACAAGATTGTATTTGATGATTTGAAAAACAACGTTGCACTCATCGCCATCCTCACCTATATGGCCAGCGAAGATCCGGAAAAGGCCTCCAATGAAAAGATGAGGCTTCCTGTCAACCCAAGGACCGGTAAAGCCGCAGAATGGCCGTCAGTGCAGGAACCGATCAGAAAAGGCGGTGTGGACTGACAACCTCTTAGGCATTCATAAAAAAGGAGCCGTCTCACCACTGAGGCGGCTTTATAATGCTCTTATTCCAAGCGTTTGCGGACGTCTTCCGGGCTTACGTCCATAATCCAAAAATGTAACGCAATGTCCGTTCTGTTTCATTTTGACCGTATACGGATGTTACCAGCCTTGCCCTTTACTTATACTTTCCTTTGACTTTCCTTTGACATTCCTTTGACTTTAATTTAAAATTGCACCAGCCCATTACCGCTTCCGGCTATTTTATATTAACAGAGCAACCACCGCCTAACCTAGGACATATTAGTTTGACTAAAATTCTTTTAAAGCAGAGTGCAGAGATTTTTCTGCTGCTTTATATTTTAAACAGCGGCAAAAGTCCACACGTTCCGGTCTGAAAAAATTAATTCATCGAAGAAAACCAATTTATTTCAGTGAGGCAGGAAGATATTTTTCTGCGGTTATCATGTGCAAAAAAGTACAAAAAACGACAAAAACGTTATAAAACTGACAAAACGCAATACCCTCATTTGCAATACTGTATGGCCATAAATACATTTGTAACGTCAATGAATTGCGCAATCCATTACCTTGAATTTAAATAATTATTAATTAAAAATTTTTGAAATTATGGCACGAGAAAATTCCATCTTAAAACTGAAAGGCAAACTGGACGGTATGTCTTTCTACAAAACCTCAGAAGGTTACCAGGTACGCGCTAAGGGCGGCATCGAAAAAGCGAGGATCCTTAATGATGCCAATTTTGAAAGAACCCGTGAAAACATGAACGAGTTCGGCAACATCAACAAAGCGGGCAAACTGATCCGGGCCAGCATCGTGGTATTCCTGAACCGCGCAAAGGATATGCGCGCTTCAAGCAGACTGGTGAGTGTAGCTGCACAGGTGAAGAATCTGGACGTGACCTCAGCCCGTGGCCAAAGGCAGTTTGCCAAGGGCTTGGAAACCGCTGAAGGAAAACAGCTCCTGGAAGGTTTCGAGTTCAACAAACACGCGCCGCTGAGCATGATCCTGAAAGCCAGTTACCAGCTTGATACTGCAACGGGTTCACTGAGCATTCCCGGTTTCCATCCGGCAGAGCATCTTGTGATTGCAGAAGCTGCGACACACGTGAGGCTTGCGTTGGCGTGTGCCGTAATCAATGCTAAAAATGAGACCAGGGAAACCGTTTACGCAGAGCAGCAGCTGATACCGATCACTGCAGGGCCTTCTGACCTCACCCTTGTCCTTGACCATATGCCGGAACTGGAAGGGACGCTGATGTTCTATGTGCTGGTGGAATTCTTCCAGGAAATGAACGGAGAGCAGTATATCCTGAAAAGCGGCTCGCATAATGCCCTGCAGCTTGTGAAGGTGGTGTAGAGGCTAAAAGACCGTAACCTGAAAGCTGACTCCTAAGCTGAAGGTTCCACATCCATCACTGAGACCACAAAACGGCAAAAGAAAGCGGCCGGTCCGCTTTCTTTTTTTCTGCGGACGCTGCCTGCTGTAACGCCTAAAGATTCAAGGCCCTATCTGCAGAACGGATACAGCATCCCCTTTATGCTGCATCCCTTATTTTTTAATCCCGCGAACACCTTTGGGGTGTGAGCTGAATAAGTCAGGAACGGGAGAGAAAAGGTTAATTTTTGCGGGTTCGCCACATTTGCGTGGCCTACGGATGCTGCCTGCATACTATTTTTTTAGCAGACCGATTAAAATCATTATAAAATCCTATGATTCACCCAACCTTTCTCTGCGGAATAACCTTTGCGGGTAAGGGAATATAGTTCCCCCCGAAAATGGGACAGTAAGTTTAGTTGGAAAAAACCTATTAAATTTACAATATGTCACAGAGAAGAAAATTCAATTCGCAGTTTAAGTTCAAGGTTGTCGTAGAAGCCTTGTCGGAGCGTCTTCCACTGCACGAACTTGCCAAAAAGCACGATTTGCATCCCAATCAGATTACAACCTGGAAAAAGGAGTTCCTCAAGAACGGAGCGGAGATTTTCGGTAAGGAGAAGGCTTCAGAAGAGAAAAAAGAAGATGTAGAATCGCTTTACAAAGTGATCGGCCAGCAGAAAATGGAGATTGATTTTTTAAAAAAAGCCTTGTCATGAAGCAGAGTGTCTCGGAAAGAAAAACACACATCGGCAAGGGGGAAAAAATCAGCGTAAAGAAGCAGTGCGAACTTTTACAGATCTCTCGCAGCAGCCATTATTACAAAAAAGTTCCGGAGAGCGATTTGAACCTGAAGCTGATGGAGATGATAGACAGGGAGTTTATGGAACATCCCTGGAAGGGCGTTCCCAGAATGGTGCAGTGGCTCAATAAAGATTGTGGGCTTTTAGTCAATAAAAAGCGTGTGGAGCGGCTTTACCGACTGATGGGCATCAGCGCTTCTGCTCCCGGACCCAGCACCAGCAAAAAAGGGAAGGGAAAAAAGCATAAAATTTTTCCGTATTTGCTGAAGAACCTGCCCATAACCCATCCCAACCAGGTTTGGGCGATGGACATCACCTATATCCCGGTAAGGGGCGGATACCTGTATCTTGTTGCCATCATCGATCTCTACAGCCGCTATGTGGTGGGCTGGAGCCTGAGCAACACGATGACCGCGGAGTGGTGCCGCGATGTTCTGGATGAAGCCATCGAAACCTACGGAAAGCCTGAAATCATTAATACCGATCAGGGAAGCCAGTTCACTTCAGACTTGTTTACCGAATATGTGAAATCCCACAAAACCATCCGCCAGAGTATGGATGGCAAAGGCCGGGCACTGGACAATATCTTTGTCGAGAGGCTCTGGCGAAGCGTAAAATATGAAAATGTTTATCTTTATGCCTATCAAGACGGAAAAGAGTGCTATATTGGTTTGAACAAGTATTTTGCCTACTACAACCACAGCAGGAGACACCAAAGCTTAGGTTACGAAGTTCCTGCACAAATGTTTAACCAAAAGGAGAAAAAAGCAGCATAATGAAAGTTCACGCAGTTTTACACATTCCCACACTACACGGAAAAATCTTTGAAAGGATTTTTCCTATGTGGAAATATGCAAAACTGCTACCTTCAAAAACACACAAAATCAAACTTAACTTTTAAGATTTGCTGTCCAAACTTTGGGGGGAACTATAGAAGCTGTGCCCTACAGCCCGTAAAACCCCGCAGAAACCACTTCCCAAGGCTACCCAACGCCACAAAAAAAGCAGTCCTTCCGAAAAAACTGCTTTGTGTAAATAAATTCTAAAAACAATAACTCCATAGACTGCCAAAAAAGCTCCCGAAGGTTCCGTTCAACGGGCTTTCATCTTCTGTCCTGCGGACAAGACGAAAGCTTAGTTATTATCTGCAGGCATTTTTTAGTGTGTTGAAGATTTAGAGAAAAAGTTCATAACAAAAACACCTGTAACAATCAAAATAATTCCAATAATTGCTGGTAAATCCAAAGATTGTTTAAAGATAATTACTGAAATCAATGCAGTTAAGACAATTCCTAAACCTCCCCAAATCGCATAAGCAATTCCTAAAGGTATTGATTTTAATGCTTGAGAAAGGAAGAAAAAGCAAGCAATATATGCTATTATTGTTATTGTCGTGGGTAAAAGTTTTGAAAATCCGTCAGATGCTTTCATAAAACTTGAACCTAAAACTTCAAGAACAATCGCTAATGCTAAATATAAAAATTTCATTGTTTGTTATTTCTTTTTGTTAAGATAAAATTACTATAATTTAAATTCTTAGATAGTTTTTTTGTGAAATTCCTTCTATGAAATGGGTTGGATATGCTTGCAGATAACGAGAGAGTATTTCTGTATGCGGTGCTGAGGATAACAAATCTTGCTACTAATAACCGCCTTGAACAATAATTTTCTCCGCTGACTAAATTACTAAAAAATTGGAAGCGGGGAAATTTTTTGTGGCTAAGGTTAACGAATAGTTCTACTGCTAACATTCACCCCCGTATATAGAAATACAATGTGCCTGTTGCACAACCTCTTTTCAAAGATACAAAAAAAAGATTTTAGAAATAGAAAATGTGGTTATAAACGGGTTTAAAATATTGATATTCAGTTGTATAAATGGTTTGTTTTCAGTAAATTAGCGTATGCAAGGCAGGAAAAACATTTGAACCGAAAATCTTCTACGGACTCAGCCTGGACGGACTCGTTCGAACTCCTGCCAAAGTTCCTTTCTAACCAAAGCTTCCACAGTTCGCTTATCACTTCAATTTAAGCCACCCGAAAACCTCAGCTCCTTTGCCCTACATAAATAGAAACCTCCCTTAAATCGCTTTAAAGGAGGTCGCTTTTTATGGTTTTACTTTGGAAATACTTAAAATTTGGGGTTGTGCAACGGTTACCGATGTTAGCGGTTCGGGCTGTTGGTCTGTGTCATTTGTCAGCCTTTAATAGCTGAAAGATATGTCCAAACTATAAACAGAATTTGTAACGGTATTCTAAACCACAAATACGTCAATCCGTTTCCGTCAGAAGTCCCTTTTTGATAGTCAATATGATTTATAGCTGCAAAGATATTTGCAGGAAATATAAGGAGAAAAAATGCAATCAACAGCCACGCTGTAACTATTCGTAAACTCGGGATAAAAAGTCCAACTGCTGCCACAATTTCTATAATTCCTGTCAGATAAACGACTGTCGTTTTGTAGGGTATAAAATCGGGCAACATCATTGTCATACCTTTGGTAAATGTGAAATGTGCAACTGCCGTAAACACAAGCATTACCGACATTGCAATTCTTCCTGACGAGGCAAAGTCATAATTGCCACGAAAAATTTTAGTTGCAAAAAGCAAAACTGAAAACACAGAAAGTAATACTAATAAAGGTTTCATCTGTATTCTTTTTGGCAAAGATCAGCATATTTATAGTGTGAAACAATGAACCTAAGTTAAGAAAATACGTTTACGTATTCTGCTCAACGCTTGTGGGGTAACACCAATGTATGAAGAAATATATTTCAATGGGATTTTTTCTATGAGTTTAGGTTGTTCGGTAAATAAATTCAGGTAACGCTGTTCGGCAGTTTCGTTTAGAAGCGAAAGTTCTCTTTGGGATTTTTTGAGAAACAAATCTTCGCTTGCCTGTCGTCCAATGGTGTTTCCAATTTCAGTTTTCTTATATATGCTTTGCAGGTCGTTATATGTCAGTCGCCAAAGCGTTGTTTTTGTTAGCGTCTCTATGTTGTAAGAAGAAGGTGTTTGGGTGAGGAATGAATTATAGCCACTTACAAAGTTGTTGTCAAATATAAAAGCGAATGTCAAGTCGTTTTCTTCTTTTGGAATATAGGAACGCACAATGCCTGTTTTAACAAATGAAAGGTAGTTTTCTGTTTGTCCCGTTTTTAAGAGAATATAATTTTTAGGAAACTCCTTCCTTATGAGTTTTGAAGAAAAAAACTGCCAATCTTTGTCTGTCAGCCTAACGTTTTTTTCAAAATATTGTCGTATTTGTTCCATTATTCATGCTTGCACCGATGTCGGTTAGCCTGACCGCTAACGGGAAAAGTATTTCTGTATGCGGGGCTAAGAATGACAAATCTTCATACTGATAACCACCCTGAACAAAAATTTTCTCTGCCTGCTAAATTACTAAAAAATTGGAAGCGGGGAAATTTTTTGTGACTTGGGTGACAAAATAGTTTTACTGCTAAAATTCACCCCCGCATATAGAAATATATTGTTGAACTAAACCTCCGGTAGCTTTTCCCATTCGCCGTTTTAGTAACTTTGTTTTTATTAACCTTTTAAAAACTCATGAAATGGCTACAAAAAAAAAATCTCCGGAGGATTTAAGGCCTGCCTTGAGCGAAGTTAACGGTTTTGCCGAACTTC
The sequence above is a segment of the Chryseobacterium taklimakanense genome. Coding sequences within it:
- a CDS encoding aminopeptidase P family protein, with translation MTSKEKVAALRKKMQEENIDAFIVYSADPHMSEYLPDEWLERSWLSGFTGSAGFVLVTHDKAALWTDGRYFVQAPVELEGSDFELMKMGEEGVPEYTDWLKTEVKEGGTVAVNALATSNTNWTDLEDKLASKNIKVVDIPFLKEIWVDRTSDKTKNPVFVHPVERAGKSVSDKLAAIRKKMEEQEATFHIIASLDDVAWTLNLRGSDVDYNPVFLGYITLSKGNATLYVDLEKLTDDAKKHLADSGVDARPYSDFFLDLKAVKDQKVLISPNTNQAIFDTLKSSNQFIKAPVPGNLMKAQKNAAELEGFRTVMQRDGVAMVKFLYWLSQTAGKEPLTEYSISVKLRDFRAEGKNFVGESFGSIIGYKGNGAIVHYSPKEDGSKAVTNDGSILIDSGGQYLEGTTDITRTVALGAVTDGFKKDVTLVLKGLIGLSMVKFPKGTRGVQLDAFARMPLWLQGKDYNHGTGHGVGSFMNVHEGPQNIRKDMNFQELLPGMVCSNEPGFYVENSYGIRHENLVAVQEVTSTSGATFYEFETLTICPFDRNIIIAEMLTEPERNWLNSYHQWCREKLENDLEGEVKDWFLEQVKPL
- a CDS encoding M20/M25/M40 family metallo-hydrolase; amino-acid sequence: MNYTKLFMASAVIAFTFSTAQTQQEMVKSIMNEAYSNSQTEKLAYELVDGIGPRLVGTPKMKQAHDWAINKFKSWGIDARNEQYGEWKSWERGTSSVEMVYPHVKSLEGMQLAFSPATGAKGVTAEVIMLPTFKSKEEFNKWLPKVKGKLVMVSQYQPSGRPEYNWKEFATPESFEKYKKETEAATREWNQSLETLGLTWRTLNKPFEDAGAAGLVLSNWSRGFGVNKIFSAGTKKIPAVDISLEDYGQLYRMLQNGVTPKLKIVANSKDRGMAPTFNTVAEIKGSEKANEYVILSAHLDSWDGGTGATDNATGTVMMMEVARILKKLYPNPKRTIIVGLWGSEEQGLNGSRAYVSAHKDQMPNVQAVFNQDNGTGRIVNVSGSGFVNAYDYLGRWFAAAPSELTREIKFTFPGSPGGGGSDHASFVAAGVPGFMLGSLNWAYGNYTWHTQRDTYDKIVFDDLKNNVALIAILTYMASEDPEKASNEKMRLPVNPRTGKAAEWPSVQEPIRKGGVD
- a CDS encoding transposase; protein product: MSQRRKFNSQFKFKVVVEALSERLPLHELAKKHDLHPNQITTWKKEFLKNGAEIFGKEKASEEKKEDVESLYKVIGQQKMEIDFLKKALS
- a CDS encoding IS3 family transposase, which produces MKQSVSERKTHIGKGEKISVKKQCELLQISRSSHYYKKVPESDLNLKLMEMIDREFMEHPWKGVPRMVQWLNKDCGLLVNKKRVERLYRLMGISASAPGPSTSKKGKGKKHKIFPYLLKNLPITHPNQVWAMDITYIPVRGGYLYLVAIIDLYSRYVVGWSLSNTMTAEWCRDVLDEAIETYGKPEIINTDQGSQFTSDLFTEYVKSHKTIRQSMDGKGRALDNIFVERLWRSVKYENVYLYAYQDGKECYIGLNKYFAYYNHSRRHQSLGYEVPAQMFNQKEKKAA
- a CDS encoding DMT family transporter: MKFLYLALAIVLEVLGSSFMKASDGFSKLLPTTITIIAYIACFFFLSQALKSIPLGIAYAIWGGLGIVLTALISVIIFKQSLDLPAIIGIILIVTGVFVMNFFSKSSTH
- a CDS encoding DoxX family protein; this translates as MKPLLVLLSVFSVLLFATKIFRGNYDFASSGRIAMSVMLVFTAVAHFTFTKGMTMMLPDFIPYKTTVVYLTGIIEIVAAVGLFIPSLRIVTAWLLIAFFLLIFPANIFAAINHIDYQKGTSDGNGLTYLWFRIPLQILFIVWTYLSAIKG
- a CDS encoding Crp/Fnr family transcriptional regulator, whose product is MEQIRQYFEKNVRLTDKDWQFFSSKLIRKEFPKNYILLKTGQTENYLSFVKTGIVRSYIPKEENDLTFAFIFDNNFVSGYNSFLTQTPSSYNIETLTKTTLWRLTYNDLQSIYKKTEIGNTIGRQASEDLFLKKSQRELSLLNETAEQRYLNLFTEQPKLIEKIPLKYISSYIGVTPQALSRIRKRIFLT